In one Tessaracoccus palaemonis genomic region, the following are encoded:
- a CDS encoding thiol-disulfide oxidoreductase DCC family protein, which translates to MGTVGDPLVLFDGDCGFCTRAVGFMTGRAVRADVSAEPLQRVDLPSLGLTVDKCLETLHVVDEGAVFTGSDAIARILRTGRPPWPLVGRLLTLPGVRHVAGAAYDLVARNRHRLPGGTSACEL; encoded by the coding sequence ATGGGGACTGTGGGTGACCCGTTGGTCCTCTTCGACGGGGACTGCGGCTTCTGCACGCGTGCGGTGGGGTTCATGACGGGCCGCGCGGTCCGGGCGGACGTCTCTGCAGAGCCCCTGCAGCGGGTGGACCTCCCCTCGCTCGGCCTCACTGTGGACAAGTGCCTGGAGACGCTGCATGTCGTCGACGAGGGTGCGGTGTTCACCGGGAGCGACGCGATCGCCCGCATCCTTCGTACGGGGAGGCCCCCCTGGCCGCTCGTGGGACGACTCCTGACGCTGCCCGGAGTGCGGCACGTGGCCGGCGCGGCCTACGACCTCGTCGCCCGGAACCGCCACCGCCTCCCGGGCGGGACGTCCGCCTGCGAACTCTGA
- the lgt gene encoding prolipoprotein diacylglyceryl transferase, whose product MNPLVLTFPDFDPVAINIFGLKIHWYAIMYILAFAMAYGLMRVRLKKEPYRSITRPKAWGPTDIEDLLLAAIVGVLVGGRLGYCFFYQPEKYLAAPLEIFKLWDGGMSFHGGAIGVALGIAWYAWRNHRPFLQVADFLVPAAPIGLAAGRFGNFINGELWGREAPEWLPWAMIFPTGGDVPRHPSQLYQMLLEGVLLFILLWIYARKPRYRGQVAGFFLAGYGIFRFIAEYWREPDEYLGLLGLGFSMGQWLSIPMIVIGIALFVWSWKRGVSDVEEPVDNTGDSGGDPLAETALETPSATDADGVPEPEQADDEDDPTGKSASTGQ is encoded by the coding sequence GTGAATCCCCTGGTGCTGACCTTCCCGGACTTCGACCCCGTCGCCATCAACATCTTCGGGCTGAAGATCCACTGGTACGCGATCATGTACATCCTCGCGTTCGCGATGGCGTACGGGCTGATGCGGGTGCGGCTGAAGAAGGAGCCCTACCGCTCGATCACGCGCCCGAAGGCATGGGGGCCGACCGACATTGAGGACCTGCTGCTTGCGGCGATCGTCGGCGTGCTGGTGGGCGGCCGACTCGGCTACTGCTTCTTCTACCAGCCCGAGAAGTATCTCGCGGCCCCGCTGGAGATCTTCAAGCTGTGGGACGGCGGTATGAGCTTCCACGGCGGCGCGATCGGCGTCGCGCTGGGCATCGCCTGGTACGCGTGGCGGAACCACCGCCCGTTCCTGCAGGTCGCGGACTTCCTGGTCCCCGCGGCGCCCATCGGGCTGGCGGCCGGGCGGTTCGGCAACTTCATCAACGGCGAGCTGTGGGGTCGCGAGGCCCCCGAGTGGCTGCCCTGGGCGATGATCTTCCCAACTGGCGGCGACGTGCCGCGGCACCCGTCGCAGCTCTACCAGATGCTGCTCGAGGGCGTGCTGCTCTTCATTCTCCTGTGGATCTACGCGCGGAAGCCGCGCTACCGCGGCCAGGTCGCGGGTTTCTTCCTGGCCGGGTACGGCATCTTCCGGTTCATCGCCGAGTACTGGCGCGAGCCCGACGAGTACCTCGGTCTGCTCGGCCTCGGGTTCAGCATGGGGCAATGGTTGTCGATCCCGATGATCGTGATCGGGATCGCGCTGTTCGTGTGGTCGTGGAAGCGTGGCGTGAGCGACGTCGAGGAGCCTGTGGACAACACTGGGGACAGTGGTGGAGACCCCTTGGCGGAAACAGCCTTGGAAACTCCCTCGGCAACCGACGCTGACGGCGTCCCGGAGCCGGAACAGGCCGACGACGAGGACGACCCGACGGGAAAGTCGGCCTCAACAGGCCAGTAG
- a CDS encoding endonuclease domain-containing protein, protein MKNYLRAAAERELVINAAQRPAWSGALNSTRYRGELATVLPGIYAIADRRHDFDVRIAALRSSDHEYIVTGRAAARLTWWPEIECEVVGVAHPVEVAPSAGFAFEQRRIGDHLQIRVAGLRVTTPALTVLDLITELGPEAVDEALRRRAVTVADLKTTLALTPKRRGNQLRRQVVADSRDAPWSQLERLGHRLLREAGIRGWRTNHRVEVHGAVYYLDVAWPGEKVAVEFDGFTHHGTRESFHYDRLRDARLAAAGWRVIRFSAENLEAMPETVRAVLRLSRR, encoded by the coding sequence ATGAAGAACTACCTCCGTGCCGCCGCCGAGCGGGAACTCGTCATCAACGCCGCCCAGCGACCCGCGTGGTCGGGGGCGCTCAACTCCACCCGCTACCGCGGCGAGCTCGCCACAGTGCTGCCCGGGATCTACGCCATCGCAGATCGACGGCACGACTTCGACGTCCGCATCGCTGCGCTCCGCAGCAGCGACCACGAGTACATCGTCACCGGCAGGGCCGCGGCCAGGCTGACCTGGTGGCCCGAGATCGAGTGCGAGGTCGTCGGCGTCGCGCACCCCGTCGAGGTCGCACCCAGCGCGGGTTTCGCCTTCGAGCAGCGCAGGATCGGCGATCATCTGCAGATCCGCGTCGCGGGTCTTCGGGTCACAACGCCCGCGCTGACCGTCCTCGACCTCATCACCGAGCTCGGACCGGAGGCCGTCGACGAGGCCCTGCGGCGCCGGGCCGTCACCGTCGCCGACCTGAAGACGACGCTGGCGCTGACCCCGAAGCGTCGTGGCAACCAGCTGCGACGCCAGGTCGTCGCCGATTCACGCGACGCACCATGGTCACAGCTCGAACGCCTCGGCCACAGGCTGCTCCGGGAGGCAGGGATCCGCGGGTGGCGGACGAACCACCGTGTCGAGGTGCACGGCGCTGTCTACTACCTCGACGTCGCGTGGCCCGGGGAGAAGGTCGCCGTCGAGTTCGACGGCTTCACGCACCACGGCACGCGCGAGTCGTTCCACTACGACCGGCTCCGCGACGCACGCCTGGCAGCAGCGGGCTGGCGGGTGATCCGATTCTCGGCGGAGAACCTCGAGGCGATGCCCGAGACGGTGAGGGCGGTGCTGCGGCTCAGCCGCCGATGA
- the xylA gene encoding xylose isomerase, whose amino-acid sequence MRKPTPEDKFSFGLWTVGWTGTDPFGTSTRPALDPWEYSDKLAELGAWGITFHDNDVYPFDAPVDVAKARVAQLRDAAAKAGLVIEMVTTNTFSHPCFKDGGLTANDRSVRRFGLRKVLNAVDIAAESGATTFVMWGGREGAEYDSSKDLYAALDRYKEGLDTVAGYIKSQGYDLRIGLEPKPNEPRGDIFLPSIGHALGLIAELEHGDIVGLNPETGHEQMANLNYTHGLAQALHAKKLFHIDLNGQKGLKYDQDLCFGHGDLLSAFFTVDLLVNGFPSDPEGSRYTGPIHFDYKPSRTEGMQGIWDSAKANMETYLMLAEKARAFRADPAVQQLMTDNGIFDSAVPTLAAGESVADFLAADEPFDADAAGAREYRFVELYQAAMRHLVG is encoded by the coding sequence ATGCGCAAGCCCACCCCCGAGGACAAGTTCTCCTTCGGCCTCTGGACCGTCGGCTGGACCGGCACCGACCCCTTCGGCACCAGCACCCGCCCGGCGCTGGACCCCTGGGAGTACTCCGACAAGCTCGCCGAGCTCGGCGCCTGGGGCATCACGTTCCACGACAACGACGTCTACCCGTTCGACGCGCCGGTCGACGTCGCGAAGGCACGTGTCGCGCAGCTGCGTGACGCCGCCGCCAAGGCCGGCCTCGTCATCGAGATGGTGACCACCAACACCTTCTCGCACCCCTGCTTCAAGGACGGCGGCCTCACCGCCAACGACCGCTCCGTGCGCCGCTTCGGCCTGCGCAAGGTCCTCAACGCCGTCGACATCGCCGCCGAGTCGGGCGCCACCACCTTCGTGATGTGGGGCGGCCGCGAGGGCGCCGAGTACGACTCCTCCAAGGACCTCTACGCTGCACTCGACCGCTACAAGGAGGGCCTCGACACCGTCGCGGGCTACATCAAGTCGCAGGGCTACGACCTGAGGATCGGCCTCGAGCCCAAGCCGAACGAGCCCCGCGGTGACATCTTCCTGCCGAGCATCGGCCACGCGCTCGGCCTGATCGCCGAGCTGGAGCACGGTGACATCGTCGGCCTCAACCCCGAGACCGGCCACGAGCAGATGGCCAACCTCAACTACACGCACGGCCTCGCGCAGGCGCTGCACGCCAAGAAGCTCTTCCACATCGACCTCAACGGCCAGAAGGGCCTCAAGTACGACCAGGACCTGTGCTTCGGTCACGGCGACCTGCTCAGCGCGTTCTTCACCGTCGACCTGCTGGTCAACGGCTTCCCGTCCGACCCGGAGGGCTCCCGCTACACCGGCCCGATCCACTTCGACTACAAGCCGTCGCGCACCGAGGGCATGCAGGGGATCTGGGACTCCGCCAAGGCGAACATGGAGACCTACCTGATGCTCGCGGAGAAGGCCCGTGCCTTCCGCGCCGACCCGGCCGTCCAGCAGCTGATGACCGACAACGGCATCTTCGACTCCGCGGTCCCGACGCTGGCCGCCGGCGAGTCCGTCGCCGACTTCCTGGCCGCTGACGAGCCCTTCGACGCGGACGCCGCCGGTGCCCGCGAGTACCGCTTCGTCGAGCTCTACCAGGCCGCGATGCGCCACCTCGTCGGCTGA
- a CDS encoding zinc-binding dehydrogenase, producing the protein MTIEIPEMMKAAVLRDPAAGLRVEEIRTPRPKEGEVLVRVSACGMCHSDLHVLGGAIAFPMPCVLGHEVAGEVVEVGPHHGQPTVAVGDRVAGAFLMPCGRCESCAAGRDDLCVPFFTMNRLRGRLYDDTTRLLDVDGSPIWMYSMGGLAQYCVIPSTSVTVLPDGIDPVAGAILGCAAMTAYGAVRHGGDVRFGDSVAVVATGGVGSNVIQIARAFGASQIIAIDIADDKLDDAMRLGATAAVNSSTSDARTEVLALTGGRGVDVAFEVLGRPETWTTALTVVRDGGRMVPIGLGAGVQTAGVEINQTVRRSQSIVGSYGARTRHDLPRVVDMAAKGQIDYRGIVSRRFALEDVAEGYTLLRHGEIRGRAVIDMSL; encoded by the coding sequence ATGACCATCGAGATCCCCGAAATGATGAAGGCCGCGGTGTTGCGCGACCCCGCCGCAGGGCTGCGTGTCGAGGAGATCCGCACACCGCGCCCGAAGGAGGGGGAGGTACTCGTCAGAGTCTCCGCCTGCGGGATGTGCCACTCCGATCTGCACGTCCTCGGGGGTGCCATCGCGTTCCCGATGCCATGTGTGCTCGGCCATGAGGTGGCCGGAGAGGTCGTGGAGGTGGGCCCGCACCATGGACAGCCGACCGTGGCGGTCGGTGACCGCGTCGCCGGAGCCTTCCTGATGCCGTGCGGACGCTGCGAGTCGTGCGCCGCTGGCCGCGACGACCTCTGCGTGCCCTTCTTCACCATGAACCGGCTGCGTGGGCGCCTCTACGACGACACGACGCGCCTGCTCGACGTCGACGGGTCGCCGATCTGGATGTACTCGATGGGCGGGCTGGCGCAGTACTGCGTGATCCCGTCGACGTCGGTGACCGTGCTGCCCGACGGGATCGACCCGGTGGCCGGCGCGATCCTCGGCTGTGCAGCGATGACGGCATACGGGGCGGTGCGCCACGGCGGCGACGTCAGGTTCGGCGACTCGGTCGCTGTCGTCGCCACCGGTGGTGTCGGATCGAACGTGATCCAGATCGCCCGAGCGTTCGGCGCCAGTCAGATCATCGCGATCGACATCGCCGACGACAAACTCGACGATGCGATGCGCCTCGGGGCGACGGCCGCGGTGAACTCCTCCACGTCGGACGCCAGGACGGAGGTCCTCGCGCTGACCGGTGGGCGCGGCGTCGACGTCGCCTTCGAGGTGCTCGGCCGGCCGGAGACCTGGACGACGGCGCTGACGGTGGTCCGCGACGGCGGGCGGATGGTCCCGATCGGGCTGGGCGCCGGAGTCCAGACCGCCGGGGTGGAGATCAACCAGACGGTCCGCCGATCCCAGTCGATCGTCGGGTCGTATGGCGCGCGCACCCGGCACGACCTGCCGCGCGTGGTGGACATGGCCGCGAAGGGCCAGATCGATTACCGCGGGATCGTGAGTCGACGGTTCGCACTCGAGGATGTCGCCGAGGGGTACACGTTGCTGCGCCACGGGGAGATCCGCGGCCGCGCAGTTATCGACATGTCGCTCTGA
- a CDS encoding MGMT family protein has product MLIEGAAATVEAVLDVVSLIPPGRVATYGDIAELVGTGPRRVGTIMSQVGDQVTWWRVTNARGALPPHLVDEAARRWDAEGTPMAHDRSRCLLRECRADLEALAEAVEGA; this is encoded by the coding sequence GTGCTCATCGAGGGTGCCGCGGCGACCGTCGAGGCCGTCCTCGATGTCGTGTCGCTGATTCCGCCTGGGCGGGTCGCGACGTACGGAGACATCGCCGAACTCGTGGGCACCGGGCCGCGCCGGGTGGGGACGATCATGTCCCAGGTCGGCGACCAGGTCACGTGGTGGCGGGTGACCAACGCCCGCGGCGCGCTGCCGCCGCACCTCGTCGACGAGGCGGCCCGCCGCTGGGACGCGGAGGGCACGCCCATGGCGCACGACCGCTCGCGATGTCTCCTGCGTGAGTGTCGCGCGGACCTCGAGGCCCTTGCCGAAGCCGTCGAGGGCGCCTGA
- a CDS encoding ROK family protein, which translates to MSTTSWWRRHHDRATQEDLMTPNTQAGMTQAFVRSTNLALVLDRITRESGSVSRADIAAALGMTRSTVSRLVDDLVLGRLVVEGEAIGGLRGRPAVPLSLSAGTVVSLGLEVNLDRIVATVVDLSGATLGVAKEAIDALDLGFEATMAIATRLAERLLGQAPDEARLAGAVLAVPALVAKDGRRVVRAPNLGWDGLDPSSRWDVTFRGEPVPLRVANDVDCSSLTLIQESPDASFLYLTGEVGIGSAVSMDGQLLSGRHGWASELGHMCVEPGGAVCGCGADGCLETVVGRPALLAASRQKDLDALCIALDAGDERALVAIDEAAKALGIAVGGALNLLDLTTVNLGGHLGVLGEWLNPLLAAELDRRVLWSTYSEIELASVSQAPLRAAMGAGLAALAHVHADPAAWVEPLLER; encoded by the coding sequence ATGTCAACCACATCGTGGTGGCGCCGCCACCACGACCGCGCGACGCAGGAGGACCTCATGACGCCGAACACCCAGGCCGGCATGACGCAGGCGTTCGTGCGATCCACGAACCTGGCTCTGGTCCTCGATCGCATCACCCGCGAGTCCGGCTCCGTCTCACGTGCCGACATCGCGGCGGCGCTCGGCATGACCCGCTCGACGGTGTCCCGGCTGGTCGACGACCTCGTCCTCGGGCGCCTCGTCGTCGAGGGCGAAGCCATCGGTGGCCTGCGCGGGCGCCCGGCCGTCCCCCTGTCGCTGAGCGCGGGGACGGTGGTCTCGCTCGGGCTCGAGGTCAACCTTGACCGCATCGTCGCCACGGTGGTGGACCTGTCCGGAGCGACGCTCGGCGTCGCCAAGGAGGCGATCGACGCCCTCGACCTCGGGTTTGAGGCGACCATGGCGATCGCGACGCGCCTCGCGGAGCGGCTTCTGGGCCAAGCTCCTGATGAGGCCCGGCTGGCCGGGGCCGTGCTCGCCGTGCCGGCACTCGTCGCGAAGGACGGGCGCCGCGTCGTGCGGGCGCCGAACCTCGGCTGGGACGGGCTGGACCCGTCGTCCAGGTGGGACGTCACCTTCCGGGGCGAGCCCGTGCCGCTGCGCGTGGCCAACGACGTCGACTGCTCCTCACTGACGCTCATCCAGGAGTCGCCCGACGCGTCGTTCCTCTACCTGACGGGCGAGGTCGGGATCGGCTCGGCCGTCTCGATGGACGGCCAGCTGCTGTCCGGCCGCCACGGGTGGGCCTCCGAACTCGGCCACATGTGCGTGGAGCCCGGCGGGGCGGTCTGCGGCTGCGGGGCGGACGGTTGCCTCGAGACCGTCGTCGGCAGGCCCGCCCTGCTGGCCGCGAGCCGACAGAAGGACCTCGACGCCCTGTGCATCGCGCTGGACGCAGGCGACGAGCGCGCCCTCGTGGCCATCGACGAGGCGGCGAAGGCCCTCGGCATCGCCGTCGGCGGCGCCCTGAACCTGCTCGACCTCACCACCGTGAATCTCGGCGGCCACCTCGGAGTGCTGGGCGAGTGGCTGAACCCCCTGCTGGCCGCGGAACTGGACCGTCGGGTGCTGTGGTCGACGTACTCCGAAATCGAGCTGGCGTCGGTGTCACAGGCACCGCTGCGGGCGGCGATGGGCGCCGGCCTCGCCGCGCTCGCTCACGTGCATGCCGACCCCGCCGCCTGGGTCGAGCCGCTGCTGGAGCGCTGA